In Silene latifolia isolate original U9 population chromosome 3, ASM4854445v1, whole genome shotgun sequence, a single window of DNA contains:
- the LOC141648922 gene encoding uncharacterized protein LOC141648922: protein MTRDMNLREWIEEVIRALDQYERVIFMTGCWAIWERRNKAIFEDEEWRSGWVIKRVRNLIVEMEGDGEERGRMGDESLVLGLTGPGEGITTGRGEVVQNGWRCPGVGVVKINVDASLLKDIGVGWGLVCRGEDGMAKWTCAIQVQEKWEPEFAEAMAILHGLIEARRAGEQKIIIETDCQRVINAVKSRKRDRSDISLVYEDIFNACIWFDSVSFCFVCRKLNKVAHRLAHFIHWEPGRRVWGVDVPLDITFLIVADLRNE, encoded by the coding sequence ATGACAAGGGACATGAATTTGAGGGAATGGATAGAGGAGGTGATTAGGGCTCTTGATCAATATGAGAGAGTGATATTTATGACAGGATGTTGGGCGATATGGGAAAGGAGAAACAAGGCAATTTTTGAAGATGAAGAGTGGCGGTCAGGTTGGGTTATCAAGAGGGTACGAAATTTGATAGTTGAGATGGAGGGGGATGGTGAGGAGAGGGGAAGAATGGGTGACGAAAGTTTGGTGCTGGGGTTGACTGGGCCTGGTGAGGGCATTACGACGGGGCGGGGTGAGGTTGTTCAGAATGGATGGCGATGTCCTGGAGTGGGTGTGGTGAAGATTAATGTTGACGCAAGTTTGTTGAAGGATATAGGTGTGGGTTGGGGATTAGTTTGTCGTGGGGAGGATGGTATGGCGAAATGGACATGTGCAATTCAAGTGCAGGAGAAGTGGGAACCCGAGTTTGCAGAAGCCATGGCAATTCTACATGGACTAATAGAGGCACGACGAGCTGGGGAgcagaaaattattattgaaaccgATTGTCAAAGGGTTATTAATGCAGTTAAATCCAGAAAACGGGATAGAAGTGATATTTCTTTAGTTTACGAGGATATTTTCAATGCTTGTATTTGGTTTGATTCTGTttcgttttgttttgtttgtaggAAGTTGAATAAGGTAGCTCATAGATTAGCACATTTTATTCATTGGGAACCAGGACGCCGAGTTTGGGGTGTGGATGTTCCGCTTGATATTACTTTTTTGATTGTGGCCGATTTGCGTAATGAATAA